Proteins encoded together in one Mercenaria mercenaria strain notata chromosome 18, MADL_Memer_1, whole genome shotgun sequence window:
- the LOC123538094 gene encoding salivary glue protein Sgs-3-like → MEEKKKVSLSENASVNVTGPKDWECLSLCLSTNTACSISYDPSKERCLVYTECQGSCPTYGHEHGSWSVYTKSCGNTGTTQPNTPEPTTTVQPSTTPSQTTTSPTTTLQSTTSPSTTSQTTTSPTTTSQTTTSPTTTSQTTTSPTTTSQTTTSPSTTSQTTTSPTTTSQTSTSPTTTSQTTTLPTTTSQTTTSPSTMSQTTTSPSTTSQSTSSYIKIEKLYIAPCICYTNKTFANMTQEEGAAQVTGKRHGRPAPAKTQLLLLKARLKYIYN, encoded by the exons ATGGAGGAGAAGAAGAAAGTTTCATTGAGCGAAAATGCTTCCGTTAATGTGACAGGTCCAAAAGATTGGGAATGTCTGTCTCTTTGTTTGTCTACAAACACAGCTTGTTCAATATCATATGACCCGTCAAAAGAACGTTGTTTGGTTTATACTGAATGCCAAGGCTCGTGTCCAACCTATGGACATGAACATGGTTCTTGGAGCGTCTACACGAAAAGTTGCGGAAACACAG GAACAACTCAGCCAAACACACCTGAACCTACAACAACGGTACAACCATCGACCACACCGTCACAAACTACAACGTCGCCAACCACAACGTTACAATCTACAACATCGCCAAGTACGACGTCACAAACTACAACATCGCCAACCACAACGTCACAAACTACAACATCGCCAACCACAACGTCACAAACTACAACATCGCCAACCACAACGTCACAAACTACAACATCGCCAAGTACGACGTCACAAACTACAACATCGCCAACCACAACGTCACAAACTTCAACATCGCCAACCACAACGTCACAAACTACAACATTGCCAACCACAACGTCACAAACTACAACATCGCCAAGTACGATGTCACAAACTACAACATCGCCAAGTACGACGTCACAAAGTACATCATCGTATATTAAAATCGAGAAACTTTACATAGCACCCTGTATCTGCTACACAAACAAAACGTTTGCTAATATGACACAGGAAGAG GGAGCAGCCCAGGTGACGGGCAAGAGACATGGTCGTCCCGCTCCCGCTAAAACTcaattattattgttaaaagctagactgaagtacatttataattaa